In the genome of Pichia kudriavzevii chromosome 4, complete sequence, one region contains:
- a CDS encoding uncharacterized protein (PKUD0D00220; similar to Saccharomyces cerevisiae YHR134W (WSS1); ancestral locus Anc_2.107): MIFILSLRGEGGVCGLVSIKELSYIFNSLLFFLFSVVFFFFNSTLLLHQNFFQYTWLKFLVNRSVMVIKGRGRYPKKKPVEIESPTPHILKLASLKRQDAADKALELLHEVAALVAPVMSHYGFKVGLLCEMYPKDKCLLGLNVNRGQKICLRLRSPTDNKWFLCRDEIVGTMLHELTHNWHGAHDNTFYKTLEELKDKYLEFQVNSSLRNSTYRNNFSAPRPLRFSANKPKAKYTTRVSKLGTNKTLTTPTQLDPSTLRAILFKAAQRRINDTKICADVESAKLSNVPEDDELKIIEVISLDTDITNSQRGIEQLSSSDDPHDSPEVIVLD; encoded by the coding sequence ATGATATTCATCTTGAGTCTTAGGGGGGAGGGGGGCGTGTGCGGATTGGTGAGTATAAAAGAGTTGTcttatattttcaatagtctacttttctttcttttttctgttgttttttttttttttaattcaACTCTTCTGTTACACCAAAACTTTTTTCAATACACATGGCTAAAGTTTTTAGTTAATCGCAGTGTAATGGTTATCAAAGGTAGGGGGAGATACCCAAAGAAAAAAcctgttgaaattgaatctCCAACTCCGCATATACTGAAATTAGCGTCACTGAAAAGACAGGATGCAGCTGATAAAGCTCTGGAACTACTCCACGAAGTTGCAGCATTAGTTGCACCAGTGATGAGTCATTATGGATTCAAAGTAGGTCTACTTTGTGAAATGTACCCAAAGGATAAATGTTTGCTGGGACTCAATGTCAACCGTGGCCAAAAGATTTGCTTGCGTTTGAGATCACCAACTGATAACAAGTGGTTTTTGTGTCGAGATGAGATCGTTGGTACCATGTTACATGAGCTTACACATAATTGGCACGGAGCTCATGATAACACATTCTACAAAACATTAGAAGAACTGAAGGATAAGTACTTAGAGTTTCAGGTAAACTCGTCACTTCGAAACTCAACTTATAGGAACAATTTTTCTGCACCAAGACCATTGAGATTTTCCGCAAATAAACCCAAAGCTAAGTATACTACCAGAGTTTCAAAGCTAGGGACAAATAAAACATTAACAACACCTACCCAATTGGATCCCTCGACTCTGCGTGCTATCTTATTTAAGGCAGCCCAACGTAGAATTAATGATACAAAAATATGTGCTGATGTGGAATCAGCTAAGCTCAGCAATGTTCCAGAAGATGACGAGTTGAAGATAATAGAGGTGATATCTCTTGATACGGATATCACAAATTCACAAAGAGGAATAGAACAATTGTCTTCTAGCGATGATCCCCATGATTCACCAGAAGTAATTGTTTTAgattaa
- a CDS encoding uncharacterized protein (PKUD0D00210; similar to Saccharomyces cerevisiae YBL079W (NUP170) and YER105C (NUP157); ancestral locus Anc_7.401), translated as MSFSVSQVPGLTSDPFHDASTINSNVLSANKSNPATVNYNIQRSEIQRRRAARNSMLNRPMGNSYIGSFPFFGGSNANNQSLINKKDSVVTDLSHLPLSTSSPIDLAQQCVNAQIEKDNSTPTLYEVFSAYVVDNYNFNPNQTKNPFSRFEKVSFFSIPEKLLDKNSDSLVTNMGVFPEIQRAWLSLDSKLYIWNYNASLTDQEFDTIDDFEGTILKCALVRPKKDVFVESVNYLIIVATSKEMKILALEYSPDSKKLEVSDTKMSVSVHGLIVNQIVCLEYTNDIFFSGAGSSDCVWKLNYSNTHDWFSKNISKEQVTNSSFSSSLSGIPILNWLNDSTSSKTEFVVDLKIDQSRKILYTLSSNSIIKAYKLQFKNGKVVLGQPLIKRISHLLKELSTTSINIRSSLLRSNLKLINIFPVTDKENTSLFLTAVASNGVRFYLNGSTLYGDRLTLTTNFVKFPPIDLKLYETIEKRKEKMISQNQNIDEAQIMPAPQMHNNRSSFYSRSSQKSGVNADPYFPSTYQNNLNINNRDNDKSITKSFAAPLISIEELKDAQEKSLLLHNTSHTLIISPGIFIGFSKDLGLYTSTPDYGVLKKSSQYVEDFEIFEKYSEVFDIVQLTSSFKTTNSPKGYANEFASQYTDEPLEFAVLTNNGIVVYRYRTPDLILEDSMNDSVFKQFASKYGYDEACSTMLFLACKYDKSETFRNIATKYFITGGQNSKLDKALSPVIDNVEPSDRFFAVLILFSRLIRGIWNKEVFKLRPEVKFDKFGYVDTKSLNSIKTDKHILLESLNIKKQELEYLLCSILIIIKFFEENRNIIPGLSKDINSQGENTSWKGKATEVCVQAEQICFDSISKFLNIVKEGLSFLTILLEETESESLTSHENFKSIISFLPIQAQVDLSCITFSDFFAKSDINVSRLIKDLLSCIINKSISQGNSVELVSNTLQEKCGYFCSTGDVLIFKAVESLKKAKDYSDAKDDQLKLKYLENAVTLLKQTSDSLSDEMIANCVNTILELGYYPNAVKFLLDIANTPELVKLSTQYQKDVQLSMVTDPLKKNSYQRKLKLFHIIFQILVDIDKKALSSVEQAAESTLIGSSTNNTGKFKDFQSVFVDREGNLTTYYSKLRDECYKICLEVQDKMFHFEFYKWFVINGVGEKLLYIDTPYILEFLQSQATNDLEMSKLLWVYYSKKGNYYEAASHLYYLSLSTFDITLEDRIHFLSVANSFIQVIETQYLHQDVMVLASQISDLISVSNLQDELLSTIMNDSRISDLAKSVAKEELNGEILTVNDLYNKYIDPLGYYELSLLCFKISDHRNLEDILGKWESLFDKWYVEYSQKPDCSNTPFYAEVVNKFSAIADRLSDVESLFPIDQLINIMLKSIQKHSDSSIAIPTGVIVDAFIKSGVALNRLYYSMRKLIEGSTYELFEGYNKLLNSEMVYLIKTWFKSDKKLRELISSDEIVNMTEYDHETDPIYKFTKTTGSAL; from the coding sequence CCATTTCATGATGCAAGCACAATCAATTCAAACGTTTTGAGTGCCAATAAGAGCAATCCAGCTACCGTCAATTACAATATCCAAAGGTCTGAAatacaaagaagaagagcaGCGAGAAATAGTATGTTGAATCGTCCTATGGGCAATAGTTACATTGGCTCATTCCCATTTTTTGGCGGCTCAAATGCAAACAATCAGTCTTTaatcaacaagaaggaCTCTGTCGTTACAGACCTGAGTCATTTACCGTTATCTACCTCCTCTCCAATCGATTTAGCTCAACAGTGTGTTAATGCTCAGATTGAAAAGGACAATTCCACTCCGACTTTGTACGAGGTTTTTTCAGCTTATGTTGTGGACAACTACAATTTCAATCCtaaccaaacaaaaaatccGTTTAGCAGATTCGAGAAGGTTAGTTTTTTCAGTATACCGGAGAAGTTATTAGACAAGAACAGTGATTCTCTGGTGACTAATATGGGTGTATTTCCAGAAATACAAAGGGCTTGGTTAAGTCTTGATAGTAAATTGTACATATGGAACTACAACGCCTCGTTAACAGACCAAGAATTTGATACAATTGACGATTTTGAAGGAACAATTTTAAAGTGTGCATTAGTCAGACCTAAAAAGGACGTTTTTGTGGAATCTGTAAACTACCTTATAATTGTTGCAACTTccaaagaaatgaaaatcttAGCATTAGAGTATAGCCCAGATAGCAAAAAACTTGAGGTTTCAGATACAAAAATGTCAGTTTCTGTACACGGATTGATTGTTAATCAaattgtttgtttggaatATACCAATgacatatttttttctggtgCAGGCTCGAGCGATTGTGTTTGGAAGTTAAATTATTCTAACACTCATGACTGGTTTTCTAAAAACATATCCAAAGAACAAGTGAccaattcttcattctcttcatctttATCTGGTATCCCTATATTAAATTGGCTTAATGATTCCACTAGCTCAAAAACGGAGTTCGTGGTAGACCTCAAAATCGATCAATCAAGGAAAATTCTCTACACTCTATCTTCTAATTCGATAATAAAGGCATATAAATTGCAATTTAAAAATGGTAAAGTTGTTCTAGGGCAACCACTAATTAAAAGAATCTCTCATCTGTTGAAGGAATTATCAACCACTTCAATTAACATTCGATCTAGTTTGCTCAGATCCAATCTAAAACTTATTAATATATTCCCTGTTACTGACAAGGAAAACACAAGTTTGTTTTTAACTGCTGTTGCATCAAACGGTGTTAGGTTCTATCTAAATGGAAGCACATTATATGGCGATAGGCTAACCCTAACGACTAATTTTGTCAAGTTCCCTCCAATTGATCTAAAGCTTTACgaaacaattgaaaagagaaaagaaaagatgattagtcaaaaccaaaatattgatgaagctCAAATAATGCCAGCCCCACAAATGCATAACAATAGGTCTTCATTCTATAGCCGCTCTTCACAAAAATCTGGCGTCAACGCAGATCCATATTTTCCTTCAACATACCAGAATAATTTgaacatcaacaacagagACAACGATAAATCCATTACTAAATCATTTGCAGCTCCATTGATTTCTATCGAAGAGTTAAAAGATGCACAGGAAAAATCACTATTATTACACAACACTTCACATACATTAATTATTTCACCAGGTATATTTATTGGGTTCTCCAAGGACTTGGGATTATATACGAGCACACCGGATTACGGAGTTTTAAAGAAATCTTCTCAGTATGTTGAGGATTTTGAGATATTCGAGAAGTATTCCGAAGTTTTTGATATTGTCCAGCTAACATCCTCATTTAAAACCACTAATAGTCCCAAAGGATATGCTAATGAGTTTGCCTCGCAGTATACTGATGAACCATTAGAATTTGCTGTATTGACCAATAATGGTATTGTTGTCTATAGGTATAGAACCCCAGATTTGATTCTGGAAGATTCTATGAACGATTCAGTTTTTAAACAATTTGCTTCCAAGTATGGCTACGATGAAGCTTGTTCTACAATGCTATTTTTAGCCTGCAAATACGACAAATCAGAAACTTTCAGAAACATCGCTACTAAGTACTTTATCACTGGTGGTCAAAACTCAAAACTAGACAAGGCTCTCTCTCCTGTTATTGATAATGTAGAACCAAGTGACAGGTTTTTCGCAGTGCTGATCTTGTTTTCCAGATTAATCAGAGGTATTTGGAATAAAGAGGTGTTCAAATTGAGACCCGAAGTCAAATTCGATAAGTTTGGTTATGTCGATACAAAGTCTTTGAACTCCATTAAGACGGATAAACACATACTACTAGAGAGTTTGAATATCAAGAAGCAGGAACTTGAATATCTTTTGTGCTCGATTTTAATTATAATCAAGTTTTTTGAAGAGAATAGAAATATTATTCCTGGATTATCTAAGGATATAAACAGTCAAGGTGAAAACACCTCCTGGAAGGGCAAAGCCACTGAAGTGTGTGTTCAAGCTGAGcaaatttgttttgattcCATTTCTAAATTCCTCAATATAGTTAAAGAAGGCCTATCTTTCCTAACGATATTACTAGAAGAAACCGAAAGTGAAAGCCTAACGTCacatgaaaatttcaagagtATCATTTCATTCCTACCCATCCAAGCTCAAGTGGATTTAAGTTGTATAACTTTCAGTGATTTTTTTGCGAAATCTGATATCAACGTCTCGAGATTGATAAAGGATTTACTGTCTTGCATTATAAACAAGAGCATCTCACAAGGTAATTCTGTTGAGTTAGTCTCCAACACTTTGCAGGAAAAATGTGGGTATTTTTGTTCAACAGGCGATGTTCTTATTTTTAAGGCGGTTGAAAGTTTAAAAAAGGCTAAGGATTATTCCGATGCCAAAGATGATCAACTGAAACTGAAGTATTTAGAAAATGCGGTCACACTGTTGAAGCAGACAAGTGATTCTTTATCTGATGAGATGATTGCTAACTGTGTTAATACAATTCTCGAACTAGGCTACTACCCTAATGCAGTGAAGTTTTTGTTGGACATAGCAAATACTCCAGAACTAGTCAAACTTTCCACGCAATATCAAAAAGATGTGCAATTATCGATGGTGACCGACCCcctgaagaaaaacagcTATCAACGAAAGCTGAAACTCTTCCACATTATCTTCCAAATATTGGTAGATATTGACAAAAAAGCATTATCAAGTGTGGAGCAAGCAGCAGAGAGTACATTGATTGGGAGTAGTACTAACAACACTGGGAAGTTCAAAGACTTTCAGtctgtttttgttgatcGTGAGGGTAATCTAACAACTTATTACTCAAAATTGAGAGATGAATGCTACAAAATATGCTTGGAAGTTCAAGATAAAATGTTTCACTTTGAGTTTTATAAGTGGTTTGTTATAAATGGTGTCGGTGAGAAACTTCTCTATATTGACACTCCCTACATTTTAGAATTCCTTCAATCACAAGCAACCAACGATCTTGAAATGAGTAAGCTACTATGGGTATACTATTCTAAGAAGGGCAATTACTATGAAGCTGCTTCACATCTCTATTATTTGTCACTGTCAACCTTTGATATAACGCTAGAAGATAGGATCCACTTTTTATCAGTTGCCAACAGTTTTATTCAAGTTATAGAAACTCAGTATTTACACCAAGATGTAATGGTTTTGGCCTCACAAATATCAGACTTGATTTCCGTTTCGAATTTACAGGATGAGTTATTGTCAACTATTATGAATGACTCAAGAATTTCTGATTTGGCAAAGAGTGTTGCAAAAGAGGAACTAAATGGTGAAATTCTAACCGTCAATGATTTGTAcaataaatatattgatcCATTGGGATACTACGAATTGTCTTTGttatgtttcaaaatatcagaCCACAGGAACCTTGAAGATATTCTAGGAAAATGGGAATCTTTATTTGATAAATGGTATGTGGAATATAGTCAGAAGCCGGACTGTTCGAACACTCCTTTCTATGCTGAAGTAGTGAACAAATTTTCTGCTATTGCAGATAGATTAAGTGACGTTGAAAGCCTATTTCCAATTGATCAATTAATCAACataatgttgaaatctATCCAGAAACATTCTGATTCCAGTATAGCCATTCCGACAGGCGTTATTGTGGATGCATTCATAAAAAGTGGCGTTGCACTTAATAGGCTATATTACAGTATGAGAAAGCTTATCGAAGGATCTACTTACGAGTTGTTCGAAGGATATAATAAGTTGCTAAATTCAGAAATGGTCTATTTGATCAAAACTTGGTTCAAATCAGATAAGAAGTTAAGGGAACTAATCTCAAGtgatgaaattgtcaaCATGACAGAGTATGACCACGAGACTGATCCTATTTACAAATTCACCAAGACTACAGGGAGTGCACTATAG
- a CDS encoding uncharacterized protein (PKUD0D00230; similar to Saccharomyces cerevisiae YOR271C (FSF1); ancestral locus Anc_8.720), translating to MASSVPGPIPLPDSRHDLSTYLGRVKHCAEISDPTMLLTTSKDIEESKRLIWDYKNGLIPEMTPKLWRAKKILDSSIHPDDGKTVLLPFRMSSCVLSNLVVTAGMLTPGLGNMGTLFWQVANQSLNVAINTANANKSHPLTTKQMATSYLMAVGASCGVALGLNSIVPKLKNVSANTKLILGRLVPFAAVVSAGIVNVFLMRGQEIRKGISVFDEDGNDLGTSKRAAFKAVGETALSRVINATPIMVVPPLLLVQLQKSVLRNKSLGVVTAANIGLIFTTSLVALPFALAVFPQKRIVDPSSLEPQFHNLKNKEGKLITSVWFNRGI from the coding sequence ATGGCATCTTCTGTTCCAGGTCCAATTCCTTTACCAGACTCTCGTCATGATTTGAGCACCTATTTAGGAAGAGTAAAGCATTGTGCTGAAATATCAGACCCAACGATGCTTTTGACAACTTCAAAGGATATCGAAGAATCAAAACGTCTTATTTGGGACTACAAAAATGGATTGATTCCTGAGATGACACCTAAGCTTTGGCGTGCTAAAAAGATCTTAGATTCCTCGATTCATCCAGATGATGGTAAAACAGTTTTATTACCGTTTAGAATGTCTAGTTGTGTCCTTTCAAACTTGGTTGTTACCGCCGGCATGTTAACTCCTGGTTTGGGTAACATGGGTACATTATTCTGGCAAGTTGCGAATCAATCTTTAAACGTCGCCATCAACACTGCAAACGCTAATAAATCACATCCATTGACTACCAAACAAATGGCTACATCGTATCTTATGGCTGTCGGTGCCTCTTGTGGTGTGGCTCTAGGTTTAAACTCTATCGTTCCGAAGCTGAAAAATGTATCAGCAAATACGAAGTTGATTCTCGGTAGACTGGTTCCATTTGCCGCTGTCGTTTCAGCTGGTATTGTCAATGTATTCTTAATGAGGGGTCAAGAAATCAGAAAAGGTATTTCCGTTTTTGATGAGGATGGTAATGATTTAGGAACTTCCAAAAGAGCTGCATTTAAAGCAGTCGGTGAAACTGCTCTTTCAAGAGTTATAAATGCTACTCCAATCATGGTTGTGCCGCCACTTCTATTAGTTCAATTACAGAAGTCGGTGCTGAGAAACAAATCTCTTGGTGTTGTTACTGCAGCTAATATTGGTTTGATTTTCACCACATCGTTAGTTGCCCTACCATTTGCTTTAGCTGTTTTCCCGCAAAAAAGAATCGTTGATCCTTCCTCCTTAGAACCGCAATTCCATAATCTTAAGAATAAGGAAGGAAAATTAATTACTTCTGTCTGGTTCAACAGAGGTATTTGA
- a CDS encoding uncharacterized protein (PKUD0D00240; similar to Saccharomyces cerevisiae YNL192W (CHS1); ancestral locus Anc_2.58), with product MHGQGEQGRSRQENYFKNIRRLNRASQSTSSDHGYEFVHSNDSEMSLGHFDIPAVSYSPDRYTRGSRRNSHSPIHEIYSRSPSVSPSRVLLQNQSSYFLSGNPFTIPELPQLKNVNYEHLNTHSGKKHGTQSIPLYEIGPTEDPFDDKYKTHDDPSCYDHLERGDFFGGYEFDDDELEGGAEENFDPFPVLGNSYYPINTPYDVYNPFEVEYSSDNSSDGSVSVSSTTNTASKSSLLTRRDSTFKNAKAVAKTVEFYNNGEHIDEDVTNPSAKQVRMVDGNLVLDCPISEILLNKYKVPLSEKDREFLFMRFQACTAEPEEFQQKKFSLRQLFYTKPRETELMIVITMYNEDEILLARTLKGVMKNIRYLYSLKNSSTWGKNSWQKIVVCIVSDGRQKLNPRSKALLAALGVYQDGFAKNQINDEEVISHIYEYTTMVGISKIYNDRVTLTTENQVPIQMVFCLKEQNKQKINSHKWAFKAFAPVLKPNVIILLDVGTQPENKSLYKLWKSFKDNPRVAGSCGEIKASLGKGWRLLLNPLIAAQNFEYKVSNILDKPMESVFGFVTVLPGAFSAYRYEALLGEPMDKYLRGEDLSKNNEDGIFNANMYLAEDRILCFELIAKKNEKWILKYIHSAGAYTDVPERIDDFISQRRRWLNGSFFAALYSVCKFFKIWSTNHSFGRKIMLQVQFVYQLLNLLVSFFSLGSYFLVFRILSCYLAEPSVKFAPGNILSVFFLWLYMASLATTFVLSFGNKPKGTRMFYLIIVVFFAILMCYMIFASILLSVQSFEEIIGDKDFSWDFIFVKTQFRNLIISTLSTYVLYLIGFIMFLQPIHMFTSFIQYLLLSPAYVNILNIYAFCNMHDISWGTKGQDKVNDLGVAKKGSSDKDELEIVIPTTKYQIDEGYSSMVKELMVPRDSGNNNTEINLDEKTVFYFAFFRSMAVLVWMFSNFILVAVVTETGGLSQLFPNSDSESDSILPEKQSFIFLSVILYIVAFMALFRFLGSSIYLIQRGLNKIGYRT from the coding sequence ATGCACGGACAGGGAGAGCAAGGACGTTCAAGACAGGAGAATTATTTTAAGAACATTCGCAGATTAAACAGAGCTAGCCAGAGCACAAGCAGCGATCATGGATATGAATTTGTACACAGTAATGACTCGGAAATGTCTTTAGGACATTTTGATATACCGGCTGTAAGCTATTCACCAGATAGGTACACAAGAGGGAGTCGTCGAAATTCACACTCTCCAATACATGAAATATATAGTCGCTCACCTTCTGTCTCTCCGAGTAGGGTGTTGCTGCAGAATCAAAGTTCATACTTTCTAAGTGGAAATCCCTTCACTATTCCGGAACTTCCACAACTTAAAAACGTTAATTACGAGCATCTAAATACACATTcgggaaaaaaacatggcACGCAAAGTATCCCTCTGTATGAGATAGGCCCCACTGAAGATCcttttgatgataaatATAAGACTCATGATGATCCATCCTGTTATGATCACTTGGAGAGAGGAGATTTTTTCGGTGGTTACGAATTTGACGACGATGAACTAGAAGGTGGAGCCGAAGAGAACTTTGATCCGTTCCCGGTTTTGGGGAACTCTTACTATCCTATAAACACGCCATATGATGTCTACAAtccatttgaagttgagtATTCTTCAGACAATTCTTCGGATGGATCCGTATCTGTGAGTTCAACTACTAACACCGCTTCTAAAAGTTCACTGCTAACCAGAAGAGATTCAACCTTCAAGAATGCCAAGGCAGTTGCTAAAACTGTAGAATTCTATAACAATGGAGAGCACATAGACGAGGATGTTACAAATCCATCAGCCAAGCAGGTTAGAATGGTCGATGGAAACCTAGTTCTCGATTGTCCTATATCGGAAATTCTATTGAATAAGTATAAAGTGCCACTTAGTGAGAAAGATAGGGAGTTTTTGTTCATGAGGTTCCAAGCGTGCACAGCAGAACCAGAGGAATTTCAGCAGAAGAAATTCTCCTTGCGACAGCTGTTTTACACCAAGCCCAGAGAAACGGAATTGATGATTGTCATTACAATGTACAATGAAGACGAAATATTGCTAGCTCGAACATTAAAGGGAGTCATGAAAAACATCAGGTATCTGTAtagtttgaaaaactctTCAACATGGGGTAAGAATTCATGGCAAAAAATTGTTGTGTGTATAGTGAGCGATGGCCGGCAGAAGTTGAATCCTAGGTCGAAGGCGTTATTGGCTGCGTTGGGAGTGTACCAAGACGGATTTGCCAAAAATCAGATAAATGACGAAGAGGTAATTTCTCATATTTACGAATACACTACGATGGTTGGAATCTCTAAGATATACAATGATCGTGTTACTCTAACAACAGAGAACCAAGTACCAATCCAAATGgtgttttgtttgaagGAGCAAAACAAGCAAAAGATTAATTCACACAAGTGGGCTTTTAAAGCGTTTGCTCCAGTTTTGAAGCCTAACGTGATCATCCTACTAGATGTTGGCACGCAGCCTGAAAATAAGTCTCTATATAAACTCTGGAAGAGTTTTAAGGACAACCCAAGAGTTGCAGGAAGCTGTGGAGAGATCAAGGCAAGTCTCGGTAAAGGGTGGAGACTGCTTTTGAATCCCTTAATTGCGGCACAAAACTTTGAGTACAAAGTGTCAAACATATTAGACAAGCCTATGGAAAGTgtatttggatttgttACGGTTTTACCTGGTGCATTTTCAGCGTATCGGTACGAGGCTTTGCTCGGTGAGCCGATGGATAAATACCTGAGAGGTGAGGATTTGAGCAAGAACAACGAAGACGGCATTTTCAACGCCAATATGTATCTAGCCGAAGACAGAATCTTATGTTTTGAGCTGAtagcaaagaaaaacgaaaaatgGATATTAAAGTACATTCATTCAGCCGGGGCTTACACGGATGTCCCTGAGCGTATAGATGATTTCATTTCACAGAGACGTAGGTGGTTGAATGGTTCCTTTTTTGCTGCTCTTTACTCAGTTTgcaaatttttcaaaatttggagTACAAACCACTCATTTGGAAGAAAGATAATGTTACAGGTACAATTCGTGTACCAACTTCTAAATTTATTGGTTTCATTCTTCTCCTTGGGTTCGTACTTTCTAGTTTTTCGGATTTTAAGCTGTTATCTAGCGGAGCCTAGCGTCAAATTTGCGCCAGGTAATATACTCTctgtgttttttttatggTTATATATGGCATCTTTAGCAACCACATTTGTCTTGTCATTTGGCAATAAACCTAAGGGTACCAGaatgttttatttgatcATAGTGGTGTTCTTTGCCATTTTAATGTGTTACATGATATTCgcatcaattttattatctgtccaatcttttgaagaaatcataGGAGATAAAGACTTTTCCTGGgattttatatttgttaAAACACAATTCAGAAATTTAATCATTTCAACTTTATCCACATATGTTTTATATTTGATTGGGTTCATCATGTTTCTGCAACCCATTCATATGTTCACAAGCtttattcaatatttgCTACTTTCCCCGGCCTATGTGAATATCTTGAACATTTATGCATTCTGTAATATGCATGATATATCGTGGGGTACAAAAGGCCAAGATAAAGTGAATGATTTAGGTGTTGCAAAGAAAGGTAGTTCTGACAAAGATGAGCTTGAGATTGTCATTCCTACCACCAAATATCAGATTGACGAAGGCTATTCGTCCATGGTAAAGGAATTAATGGTACCGAGAGATTCCGGGAATAATAATACAGAAATAAACCTTGATGAGAAGACTGTATTTTACTTTGCATTTTTCAGATCAATGGCTGTGCTAGTTTGGATGTTTAGTAACTTTATTTTGGTAGCAGTTGTCACTGAAACAGGAGGATTGTCACAGCTTTTCCCCAACTCGGATTCAGAGAGCGATTCTATCTTGCcagaaaaacaaagcttTATCTTTCTAAGCGTTATCCTGTACATTGTGGCGTTCATGGCTTTGTTTAGGTTCTTAGGAAGTTCCATTTATCTAATTCAAAGAGGTTTGAATAAGATTGGTTACCGGACTTAA
- a CDS encoding uncharacterized protein (PKUD0D00250) encodes MLFNAGIMNSMMYGTSKRTPLLFRQFHISRNVLEKIKMGEDQEKYFVPNNGEEYQIRYRTHGNSFYSQRLDKKYRLGNTPIYQNPLINFVIGSKRLSLAFGAVGCVFAYLMDRTGLVYTEISQLVAIFSLLPFPAVTYLFDPVVARVWRIYDTTKPQVYENLVADEKIVLEKLNWNGFRTYNELVRVDSLHVPKGKNDYRGRFGFVNLFSYDEKLKSTKYYYINDGFTNFKMERIIALAEKRSGIKNSGRSFYGF; translated from the coding sequence ATGTTGTTTAATGCGGGAATAATGAATTCCATGATGTACGGTACATCGAAAAGGACACCATTGCTATTTCGCCAGTTCCACATATCCAGAAATGTCCTTGAAAAGATCAAAATGGGTGAGGACCAAGAGAAATACTTTGTTCCCAACAACGGCGAAGAATATCAAATCAGATACAGAACTCACGGTAACTCATTCTATAGTCAAAGATTGGACAAAAAGTACAGACTTGGAAATACCCCGATCTATCAAAATCCTTTAATTAATTTTGTTATTGGCTCAAAAAGATTATCTCTTGCCTTTGGAGCAGTGGGGTGTGTCTTTGCATATTTGATGGATAGAACTGGTCTAGTTTATACAGAAATCTCACAGTTGGTGGCCATTTTCTCCTTGCTACCATTTCCTGCAGTTACATACTTGTTTGATCCAGTTGTTGCAAGGGTATGGAGGATATATGACACGACAAAGCCGCAAGTCTACGAAAACTTAGTTGCAGATGAAAAGATAGTGCTTGAAAAACTAAACTGGAATGGGTTTAGAACCTATAATGAGTTAGTAAGAGTTGATAGTTTACATGTTCCAAAAGGTAAAAATGACTATAGGGGAAGATTTGGGTTTgtgaatttattttcatatGACGAAAAATTAAAGAGCACAAAGTACTACTATATTAACGATGGTTTCACCAACTTTAAGATGGAAAGAATTATAGCACTTGCAGAGAAAAGAAGTGGAATAAAGAACTCAGGTAGATCCTTCTATGGGTTTTAG